In the genome of Mastomys coucha isolate ucsf_1 unplaced genomic scaffold, UCSF_Mcou_1 pScaffold21, whole genome shotgun sequence, the window GGAGTCCTCACAACAGAACTGGTGGTTAGAACTCTGCAAAGGGGTGAGATCACCTAGTGGGAGTGTGGCAGTTGCATTACCTATTTCCTGGGAATAGCTGCCCCTTGCAACACAAGGCCTTTGTCCTGGCACAGACCCTCTGCCATCTGCTCTCACCAGCTGCCCAGTAGGTGCCTGTGTAGGAAGGCTAGTCCTAGGAAAGGATTCAATTCAAGGCATGGCCACTGTCATTTCAGAAGCTGCCCCAGGCCCACAGCATGCTATGGGCTCCACTATGGCCACATAGGTTCTCAGAAGAGCCAGTGCTGGTTTCCTCAGTCTGGCTGACTTTGGATCAGAATGGTTGGGAGCAGGTAGACCCAGATGCCCATGCAATGGCTGAAGTCTTAAGATGTGTCTTATTCTCCCAGATGGTAGCTGACATGCGGGAGAAGCGCTATGTTCAGGAGGGCATTGGCAGCAGCTATCTTTTCCGGGTGGATCATGACACCATCATTGATGCCACCAAGTGTGGCAACCTCGCCAGGTTCATCAACCACTGCTGCACGGTGCGCTCAGGGCTGggccagggctgggctgggcggGGGTGAGGTGGGGTTGTGGCTTACACTCCCCCTCCTGCAGCCCAACTGCTATGCTAAGGTGATCACCATCGAGTCTCAAAAGAAGATTGTGATCTACTCAAAGCAGCCCATTGGTGTGGATGAGGAGATCACCTACGACTACAAGTTCCCACTAGAAGACAACAAGATTCCGTGTCTGTGCGGCACTGAAAGCTGCCGTGGCTCCCTCAACTGAGGTGGGGCAGGACCGGTGCCCTCACCCCTATTTATTCCCCCTTGGTGCCCTAAGCTCCCAGCACCCCCAGCCTTATTGGGCTCAGCAGGGCCCACTGCCCGACCTTCACATGTGGGATAGGGAGCACTGAGTCCAGCAAGGGAGCCTCAGTCCTGTGAGGTAACTTCGGCCTCCCCTATACCCCATGCCCAGCCaccctcttaattttttttttctttgcgaAGAAGAAGCTGTAAATGTtttgtagctgccagcagctgtTTCCTGTGGAAACCTGGGGTACCAGCCTGTATAGATGCTATTCTTGGGGGCTGCATAGCCCTTTGCTTCATGTTAATGGGGACTTCCCCTTATGCCCTATGTGCACCTCTCCCCAGTTTAGGGGTCTCTGGGGCAGTGGCCATGTTCTCCCCCTGGGGGGGCCTTTGGCCCCTAGTCCTGGGAACTCTGTGCCTGGAACCCTGCCTCATCTGTTCCTGCCAGACCCTGTGGGTCACCCTCTCACCCTGGTGTCTcagggctgtggctcagtgggcCAGGATGGTGGGGGGCAGGCCCTTCTTGTTGGGCTGGATTGTACATAATGTTAATAGTGAAACCCAACACCACATTTTTATAATTGTGATTAAACTTTATTGTACAAAAATGCTTGGTCAGTATCTTTGGGAAGAGCAGACTGGGATGCGAGTTGACACAGTGGGTGAAGCAGGAGAGGGGAAATGGGTGGCCTGGAGTTTGGGCTGAATCAACCTGCAGATAGCAGTACTGCTTTGGACCAACCACCTAACAGGGTGCAACAACCTTGCCATATCTTATCTCACCATGGATGCTAGCCAGAGTCGTAACAAGATCAGGTTTACCCTACTCTCCTTCCCCAGAACCCTACAGGGAAACCCAGCAGGAAGGAAGAGCCAAGGTCACACACCAGTGATGAGGGCATCCCATCTCTACCCCATTATCCCTAAATACTTCCCATTACCACGTGGGCAGGTTCTGTTGTCTGTCTCCACTGAAGAGTGGACTGGCCACCAGGGGGCACCCTGGTAAGAGAATTCCCTCCTCCAAACCCCCTTGCCCGCCCCTAGGGGTGGAGGCTAAGCTGGTCTCTTTCCTGGAATGGGCCAGGAGGGAGGAGCGAGCggaaggaaggaagcctgtgTGCAACTAGCTGGTCCACCAGTCCAGGACACAACCTCTCCCAGTGGCCCGTTTGGGCGCCCTGGGACTTAACTACAGGTAGGCAGAGCTGTTACTGAGGCCCCGAGGGTCCTTAGCCTATGCTCTTCCAACCTTCCTATCCAACTCcttgctttctctgcctgtcCTTTAgtaatctagtttttttttttcttttttctttccatctgccTTAACCCCTAATCCCTTTCTGCATTCAATTCtagtgactcagcagttaagggtcaAAGGGCAGGGAGCCTTAGTGCTACAAGCATGGAAAACTGCAACCCACCGCCACTACTCAGCTTCTCTACCCACACTGCTCCCACCTACTACTGATCCCTTCGAGGAAGAACACACAGTGGGAGCAGGTGCCATCTGGCAATTCTAGTGAGCTAAATTCTCTTCCCACAGCTGGGATGGCAGACTCTGCACAGGTGCCAACATTGGTGTACCTGGTCACAGGTGGCTGTGGCTTCCTGGGGGAGCATATTGTTCGGATGCTGCTGGAGCGGGAGCCCAGGCTCCGGGAGCTGCGTGTCTTTGACCTGCACTTGAGTTCttggctggaggagctgaaaacAGGTGACTGGAGTGGGGCAgtagcaggaggaagggaggccCCCATCCCTTCCCAAACTGGGATACCTCAGCTTGTGGAAAAGATGATTCCAATGTTTGTTCTCCACCCGACACAGAGGGGATGGGTGAGTCATTGGTTCATGTGGCTCCCAGGGCGTATGCAGGCCAAACTCAGCAGCTGGCCAAGGCCCTAGCTCTGACACTCGGATCTCTCCACCAGGGCCTGTACAGGTGACCGCCATCCAGGGGGATGTGACTCAGGCCCACGAGGTGGCAGCAGCCATGGCTGGATGTCATGTGGTCATCCATACAGCTGGGCTGGTAGATGTGTTTGGGAAGACCAGTCCGAAGACCATCCACAAAGTCAACGTGCAGGGTGAGGTGCCACCTACCTGTTAGTCCCTAGTGTGTGGCCTGACTTTGGCCAGTGTTTTTTATGGGAGGGCCTGTCCTTTTGATAACCTCATCCATTCACTGCTGTCCCACCCTGTCCTGACCTGATGTGGTTCTCCTTGGATACTGGGTTGGGCggaaagagatggagaggtggGATGACACAGCTTGCATCTGTCCCTTCCCTTCACAGGCACACAGAATGTGATCGATGCTTGTGTGCAGACTGGCACTCGATTCCTCATCTACACAAGTAGCATGGAAGTGGTGGGGCCTAACGTCAAGGGCCACCCCTTCTACAGGTCAGCTCAGCCCCACTTGGGCTCTAAAAGCAAGATTTCCCTCAGCACTGagtcttctttctcctcactcCAGGGGCAATGAAGATACCCCATATGAGGCAGTCCACAGGCATCCGTACCCATGCAGCAAAGCCCTGGCTGAGCAGCTGGTCCTGGAGGCCAATGGAAGGAAGGTACACTGCAAAGATGGGGCTTGAGCTGCAGAGGCAGAGCCTGAGTCCCAGGCTTCTTTGCATCAATTTCCAGCCCACTGTGGGGAGGGTGGATGCATCTCCCAACATTTCCCTTTGCCACCAGGTCAATGGAGGGCTACCCCTGGTGACATGTGCCCTTCGACCCACGGGCATTTATGGTGAAGGTCATCAGGTCATGAGAGACTTCTACCATCAGGGACTGCGCTTTGGAGGTCGGCTGTTTCGGGCCATCCCAGCTTCTGTGGAGCATGGCCGGGTCTATGTTGGTAAGCACAGGGGAAAGCAGGGCAAGAGGACCGGCTCTGGCGGTGACAGAGTCATGAGTGTCTGCCTGGCTCCACGAGAGCTCAGGCAGACAGCGGGCATGTGGGCATTTTCTGCATGAGTTGCAAAGGGAAAAGCATCCACTCCAGTTGGGAGGGCTGACATAAAAACATGTCATAGGTTATACCAAGCCATGGGAGCAACAGCTCTCCAGAGAAAGGGGTAACATCTACACAGGAGCCAAGTATCTGCAGGATGCCCAGGAGGGCTGGTGGCTGCAGTGCCTTGGAGAAAGGCGACTTTGACCAGACAGTAGAGAGGTGTGGGCAAAATCTCCATGGGGCTAAATTGGGGACTGGACCAAGGCCggcctctctacctcccttcctACTGGTAGGCAATGTGGCTTGGATGCACATACTGGTGGCCCGAGAGCTGGAGCAGCGGGCGGCACTCATGGGTGGCCAGGTGTATTTCTGCTATGATAAGTCACCTTATAAAAGCTACGAGGATTTCAACATGGAGTTTCTGAGTCCCTGTGGTCTTCGACTGATAGGCAACCACCCACTGCTGCCCTACtggctgctggtgctgctggctGCCCTCAATGCCCTGCTGCAGTGGCTGCTTCGCCCACTGGTATTGTACACACCCCTGTTGAATCCCTATACTCTGGCTGTGGCCAACACCACCTTTACTGTCAGTACCAACAAGGCACAGCGCCATTTTGGCTACAAGCCCCTCTTCTCATGGGAAGAGAGCAAGACCCGCACCATTCACTGGGTGCGGGCCATGGAGGGTTCAGCCTGGTGATGGCAGGGCCAGGAACTGGAGACCACTGTGGCACATACTCCAGGTCCTCCAAAGCCTGTATGAAGAGAAATGGCTACCTTTTGAAGCTGAAGAATCTGCTCTACACATCGTGACTCCATGATGTGGACCCATCTTAACTACACAGATCCTCGGACTGGGATATGAACTAGGATAGCGTCTGGGGGCAGGCCTATCTTTGGTGCCAACTCAGGCCTACCAGCTAGTTGGCAAAACTGATTCCTGAATGGTCTCACTACCCCTTCCTGTTTCCAGCTTCTCAGGCAGGGGGGACAAAGATTCCAGAGATCTTACGCTGGTCTGCTTACTCCAGGTACCATTTTCAGACCTGGTTcctgccacacctggctcttcTTAAGGGgttataatttcatcattttcttaagTGTATCTCTTTTAGACATTGAtcttttaatttgctttaaagaaaactgaagaaatcaATGATTTCCCATGTCTTGCCTCTCCTAACAAATTCAGCTATGATGTTGTTAGCTCCCTCCCTGAGGATGCCGACCTGTATCTAGCCAAGCCTAGATTAAAATCCTTTTCTAAGTCTGTGTCTACCTGTTACCCAACCCACTCAGCCGAATGTCTGCCCCTTACCACGGCGCCTGTCCCACATGAGGACAGAAGGAAGTGAGCACACAAGAAGCCCGCTGTTGGATTAGTTGCTATTTCTCCCGTCCTGCCAGGCCCAACCCGGCCCAGGATGGGGTTCGGGGGCACTGGGGACAGGACATGCAGGTCTGGGGCAGGGGGTCAGAATTTCCTGTATTTTATCCATTTGCAACTTGGTCACCAATAGAGAGAAATAAGACTCTGAGGGCTAACAGGAGGGTGGTCAGGCTCAGGCCCCTAGCTAGGCCCCAGCAGTCCTGTCCcctcaggggaggggaggaagagagttCTAGAAACcaatggagaaaaagagaagggggcaGGGGCTCATGTCAGCAAACATGGCTACATCACATGACACGCCAGCGACACAGAAACACACCAACGCACACAGCTGCACAGCGGGGTGTGGGGAGAGGCTAAGTGGGGGAGAAGGGAGCTAGGGGCCGACCATCTTGTCCTCTGTTGGGTAGGTTGGGCAGGGCAAGTGCAtagaacacacatgtgtacacgcTCAAGGTATGACGGGAGCATGATAACCCATGGGCACATGAGATGGACACGCAGTGTGCTTTGTAAGAGGCAAGGGAAGGGAGAATGGAAGCATTGAGTCCTGGCTTGGGCCTGGGACCACCAAAGGGGCATAATTGGGCTTGATGATTTAGGGGGGAGTGTGGAGGGCACGCAGCACACATCTGAGAACATGCAACAGACACCAGCCCCCAGACAACCATCGAGGATACACATGTGGACAGCAGTCAACAAGCATGTCCATCATGTGATGTGTGGGTCTTGTAGAAAGCTGGGTTACAGCAAACTCTCAGGGACTGCTCATTCACTTGAGGCCCAGTGCCGGGTAGCCGTGGGCCCAGAGTCACTCCAAGAGGCAGGAGCAGCATGGCAGCCACAGTCCTGTCCTTGTGAACACCATGATTGGGGTGTCAGGGAGGCTGCTACAAACATTTGGGTTAATGGGAGTTCTGACTGGCTGGGCTCAAAGAAGACGGGAACTGGGTCCTGAGGCCTCTTCTGACATCTCTGAAGAAGCCAAAGGTGGGAGCAGGAGGCTCTGGGCCCTGCAGAAGAGTATTCTGGAATGGATAGACAGGCTCCCTCCTCGGCACAGCTAATCTGGGgttacatacatgtgaacatggataaacacatacacacacacacacacacaccaggtggaCAGGGCTCAAACAGCCAGGCAGGAAAGAGATCAACTGTCAGAGCTAGCTCAGAAGAGTCTAGTTATCTGGAAGGTGTTATTTGTAGGGTCCCTTCTCCTCAAGTTCTGCATGCACTTGTGTACACATACACTTCGTGTGGTTACCCTGCCCCAGAGCAGgacacacacacctctgtatATCACCTCCATGTTCATAGGACTGCTAGCTCTGTCCTTTATCCCATTTATCTCCTACCTGCTCCCAAAGAAACCATAAACTGCACAGCTATGCACACACTGTAAGAGTCCCTCCATTCCTTACTGCCCCAGAACAGTCTCTGTCACCATGCAGTCACTCAGCTGTGGCTGTGGCCAAGGCTGATGTTTCAGCAGAAGACACGTCCAAGGGACAGGTTCAAGGATGGCCCTAAGGGGCCACTCAGATATACGTGAAACCCACTTCCCCAAACACaagttttttgagaaaattcaaAGCATCAACTGGGCAGTGAGGAGAAACACTAGTTTCTAaggagagtctgaggcaggaaggggaAATACCATGATTTTCCACATGCCTTGACCTCTAACTTCATTACTCCTACCATACCCCTCCAGGAGACACTCATGTACAAATGGGCATGGCCCCAGGAGGGCACTATGCTGTTTATGTGTGAGGCCCCAGCACCTACGTGTGGCCACCTTTCTGGAACTTCCTCAGCCTCAGCATTTATGAGCACACTAGTGTGTGCTAGTTGTCCAAGGCTCAGTTCTGCTGTcaggcagaaacagaaaagtaagaatCTGGGTATGTGTTTCCCTATCAGATTGTCTGATGAGGCAGGAAGCTCCAGTCACACACTTTTGATGGAGCAGTGTGCGTGGCTTCTGCTTTGACGAGATGGAGAGGAAGCAACTGAGCCTGAAGAAACAAACCTGAATGGGAACAGCCTTAAAGAGGtctgggcgtgtgtgtgtgtgtgtgtgtgtgtgtgtgtgtgtgtgtgtgtgtgacatatagAAGCAGAGACACATTATGTAAAGTCCCTAaggatgcacacatgcacacatacagtcaTATTCAAGATAGCTTAGAAACAGGTGTCTGTACCCACCTAAAACTAGTGTCTGATTCACAGCGTGGAGGGCTCTGTCTGAGGAGAAAACCATCGacacttcagacacacacacacacacatatacacacatacactacacacatatacacacatacacacatacacatcttgtGCAGAAGCCCTTTACATCATTTGTTAAGGAAAATACACATTTCATCCAAACTAAGCCAAGCTGTTTATCATTTACACACATAGGCTTCCACTTGATTCCCCTGAACTCCAAGacccaacaccacacacacacacacacacacacagaggctgaggGGGAGTGCTGAGAGAGAGTCCCCAGGACATGATGTGACCCCTGACAGTAACCAAGCCAAGAGAGGTTGTTCTACATCACATACGATGTGTGGCATGGTCACTGGGCCTCCCTGGATCCTCTGAGGATGTGAATTATCCTCACACATACCTCCCACTCCAAATGTAGCAGATAGGAGAGAAGGTCAGTAGAGGAATTCCTTTTGCATTGGTTTTTCACACTCACAGAACTCTATGTACACACACTGTATGGGCacagatctacacacacacacacacacacacacacacaccacacagcatCCACGTCTATTCACACAGAACATGTTGGGTCATGGTGGGCTACTACAGTCAGCACAGCAACCAGATAGAGAGGGAAGTTCAGACACACAGGATGAAGGTGGCAGCAAAAAGAGGGTCAGGGCATCTACATACAtctacacaagtacacacacacgcTGGGGTGTCCACATATCTTGAGCATGTGCCCTCGGCATGCAtgttggtgtgcatgtgtgatcaCGCCTGCTGCTATCTATGTGCGGCAAGGTGGAGGGGGACCCATGGCAAGGTGAGAGCCAGGGACTCCAGGGTCTGCGTGACAGTGAAGAGTGGCTGGAACGGCCTGGGTCTGTTTTGGGAGTGAGCTTGGAGCAGGGGGAAAAGTGAAAGGGTGGGGGGTATTGCTCCCGATGTGTGGGGAGGGTCCTGGGGAAGAGAAGGGTAGAGGCCTACAAGCCCAGTGTCCCCCCAATGGATGACGCCAAGAccacccccagcaccacacagcaaATGATGATCATAATTTTCTTCTGCAAgtagaaagatgagagagagagagagagggagaggaagagggaaatagagggatagggagagagggagaggaagagggaaagagaggggtagggagaaagggagacagacaaaTGAAAGGAGTGTTGGGATGTGAGACATgaggaaaaagaggggagagaaaacagaaacaggaagcgGTCAGAGCCATAGATAAGGCCTCTCACCCATTTCATAACTGCCACACCCCACCCACTGATCTCCTAGCCTGCCCCCCTGCATCAGGCAACCTCCGCTGGCTTACCCTCCTGGCCTTGCTCTGATATTTCACAGCTTTCTTGGTGTCGGACACAGCTCTTTCCACGTAGTCCACGGAATGTTCCACGTTGTACTCAATTCGGTCGATCATCTCACCCTGCACACAAGAGGAAACATGACGAGGGACGGAGAGCGAGGCTGGCAAAGACAGCCTTGGGGATCAGGGAGGCTCTCGGACCCGGGGTGGCAGGGCTTGTACCTGGCTCTCTACAAGCATGGCCATGTCCACAAACATGTCGTGCAGCTCTCGGATGCTGGTTTCCAGTTTGATGATCTCATTGTGCCTTGTCTCAATCTCATTCAGGGCTTGCTTCGTCATCTGCGAGTCCATTTTGATCTAAGGTGATGAGAGGAAGAAAGCGCAGTGATCACCCTTTGCCCGTGGAACAGCTTCAGCTCAACAGAGGGTTTGGGTTCAAATCCTTGTGTGGtgataattttggaattttggtttctttaaaaagaaaatacacagaaatattataagaatgtgtgtTCATTTCAATCCCAGGTGTGTGGTGTGGGACTCCTTCAgagtgtccacagcagctgactgtgattcgcttcatgctctagcaggggtgtgattttgcaaGTGGCAGGTAGTTTCTGCGATTGTATGATGTGGGATGAGAATATATATATCTCACCAAAAGATGgggttagtggtggtggtgggctgGTTTTGGCTGGCTGCTGTTGGTTGTAGTTTGTTAAGTTGTtatgtgcaaagaagaaagaaatcctgaGGGTGGTGAGGTGAAGATGGAACTGCCCCAAGGGACTTGAAGCTGCTACTCAGCAGGAACTAGTGTAACAATAATGTcacctccttctccctctatcctattttctctcctttctagtGTTAGGAgattgaaagggtggaagaaagaagaacccacaaagtggcAACACTGGCTACACCCTTGGGCAAATTATTTACCTTCTTCTGGACTTTGCTACCACCACCTAGAAACTATGGATCACAGTAAGCCACCTGCCTCAGAAGATTAttgtgaaactgaatgctttgtgTGTGGAGCTTCAATTGGTTCCTGGAACACGTTAGGCACCAAAGAGAGGTTTGCAAATTACAAGAGAAAAGCTTGTAGAGAGCCCACGACCTCCCCCCAGGGCACACAGGAAGCCCAGGATAGAGAGATGGTCAAAAGCTGACAGGGTGATGTGGGAGATACAGCAGGTAGGGAAGAAGCAGCAGACAGCAAGGCTGGGATGAGAAGGCTGCCCAAGAGCGGAAATTCCAGCTCACAGCTACACTGCCCTTCAGCTCCCGACCTGGGCTGTTGGTCACCACTGTGTTTAGACCACAGTAGGCAGTTGCTTTCCTCTAACACAGACCAGTACCCCCATCACCACAGGCCACACACCTCCACGCTGGCAGCCGGGGCTGTCTCCCTTCCTGCTCATATTTCCTGCCCATACTGTAAGAGCTAAGGCCTTctgcctgctgccctgcaagggtcccctccccttccccatgttGTTACTGCTCTTTCCCAGCTTTCTCATACCTAAATGCTcacttgtcttttttattttagatgtttaaaaatgtgttcttgaggggctggtgagatggctcagccattaagagcattgactgctcttctggaggtcctgcaTTCAAATCCTGACAaccacatccatctgtaatgggatctgaagacagctacagtgtacttacatataataaataaataaaatctttgaaaaaataaaaaataaataaaaatgtgttctcAAGTGTGAATTCAGTGCCACATAGGCTGGGGGAGGTGgatgcccctggagctggagctgcaggaagttgtgagcccctgacatgggtgctggaaactgacctTGGGTGCCTTAAAGGCTAACCCATCTCTTTCCATATCCTGTTGTCTCTTGAGGTGCACCTCAATGACATCTGTTGACTTGACGTCTTCCTTGACTCCAGTATTAATTACCCCCAGCCAACACCCAGGACTCATCTACAGTTTCCCCAGTCCTCACCAGGCTCCCAGCCACTAGCACTGTTGTGAAACTGAGTGAGCTTAAAAACACAGTTTCCACTCCCACAATGGAGTGCCAGGGGGTCAGAGgtgaactctttttttgttttgtttttctgagacagggtctttccatATAGTCATGGCTGTACcgaaactaggctggccttgaactcacagagatcctcctgtctttgcttcccaagtgctgggattaaaggcatgtgccatcacgcCTGGGGCTGGGCTGTGGATTGGTGCCAATTACCATACAGCAGAACTCTGACTTGGTGGAGTCAAATTCTTAGCAAATTCTTTCACCTTCTGGCCAATTTTCCTCTTCGGTGAAATGGGTTTCCTCTGAGATTGTAGGGAAGATTAAATGAAGGTGGCCACAGTGAtgcatgcctctaattccagttgaggcaggaggatggattGGGAGTTAAAACAAGCCTGGAGCACACAGCATGATcctgtctcgaaataaaacaaaacaaacccctgcaaGTGTATAGCACCTGGCACGCCACTATTGACCATTTTTAAAGGAGGTGCCTTCTTGCTCTGCCCCCGTGGAATCTTCCAGTTCTTGGTCCAAGCTGATTCCAGAGTGgacaaggaggagaggaaaaggtttaccCGACAGACCCTGACCCCACCCGGGGGAAGGGGCTCACATCGTCAGTGAAGATGGCCAGCTTCCCGCTTTCCAACATGTCTTCCAGTTCTTCGTTGGTAGTAGTCCTGCCAGCTGTGTGGAGAAAGGACCTCCTGCTCAGGAACTGGATCTAAGGTAGTGGGAAGAAGGGAGCAGGGCCCCAGGACCCACCCTCCCGCTAGGCTGAGATCCAGAGTCCGCTCCAGAGAGGAGTCCAGGCCTGGGAGTTTGGGAAAGGGAGAGGCACACTCACTGATCTCCAGCTGCCTCTGGATTCGGTCCTTGCAGCGGTCCCGGTACTTGGACTGAGTTGCATTATATTCGGTCATTACCTCCACGAACTTCCGTGAGAGTGTGGAGTGCTAGGGAGATCAGGGGTTAGGCACAGCAGAGCAACAGGGACGCGAGACCCAGAAGGCTGCAGCACCACTCTCCCACTTGTATTAAGAACCTCAGCTCTGCCCACTAGTTCCCATCCTTTACCTGCCCGCTGGCCCCCTGCTCTGTGAGCCTACCTGGGTCTTGCGGATACGCAGGTCCGCGGAGGAACGATTCAGCCCCTCTTCCTGCTCAATGCTTTGTTCGATCGCTATGGAGAGAAGGCGGTAACAGGCTGGAGACCCGAGGATGGAGTGGGGGACCCGGGTCTGGGGTGTGGGAAGAGGTAGTAGGTTCCAGGCCTGAGAAGAGGCACCATGTCCAATAAAAGCTTTAGTGAGGTTTATTTGCGGGCTGCCAAGTACACACGCTGGGGTTTGAGGGGGTTCCCTAAGGCAGGTAGAGAGAGTCAAAAGGTCACCAGACAGAAGGTTTGTTCTGTTGGAGGATTTTGCCTTGGA includes:
- the Stx1b gene encoding syntaxin-1B, with product MDEFFEQVEEIRGCIEKLSEDVEQVKKQHSAILAAPNPDEKTKQELEDLTADIKKTANKVRSKLKAIEQSIEQEEGLNRSSADLRIRKTQHSTLSRKFVEVMTEYNATQSKYRDRCKDRIQRQLEITGRTTTNEELEDMLESGKLAIFTDDIKMDSQMTKQALNEIETRHNEIIKLETSIRELHDMFVDMAMLVESQGEMIDRIEYNVEHSVDYVERAVSDTKKAVKYQSKARRKKIMIIICCVVLGVVLASSIGGTLGL
- the Hsd3b7 gene encoding 3 beta-hydroxysteroid dehydrogenase type 7; amino-acid sequence: MADSAQVPTLVYLVTGGCGFLGEHIVRMLLEREPRLRELRVFDLHLSSWLEELKTGPVQVTAIQGDVTQAHEVAAAMAGCHVVIHTAGLVDVFGKTSPKTIHKVNVQGTQNVIDACVQTGTRFLIYTSSMEVVGPNVKGHPFYRGNEDTPYEAVHRHPYPCSKALAEQLVLEANGRKVNGGLPLVTCALRPTGIYGEGHQVMRDFYHQGLRFGGRLFRAIPASVEHGRVYVGNVAWMHILVARELEQRAALMGGQVYFCYDKSPYKSYEDFNMEFLSPCGLRLIGNHPLLPYWLLVLLAALNALLQWLLRPLVLYTPLLNPYTLAVANTTFTVSTNKAQRHFGYKPLFSWEESKTRTIHWVRAMEGSAW